GAACCCGATTGAAGGAGAAGAAGGCCTTGGAGAAGGAGAGAGTCATCATGCCCTGTACCGGTTCAAGAGTGTTCATCGCTTCCCTTTTCACCGCCCTACTGATCCTGCTTTCGTCGGTTCCCGCCGGGGCTTCTCCAGCTACCCTTTCGGTGGGTCTGTCCATGGGGGACAGGAAAGCAATTTTTTCCGCACCCGGTGGCCAGGTCTCCCTCAAGAGCGCCTCGGGAGGCAAGGCTTCCTTCCGCTCGAGTGTTTCAGTCCAAGCGGTGTCTCCCGGCGTTATTCGTGCAGGCTCAGTGACGCTGAAGCTTCCCGTGAGTATCAGCGGGAACACCCTCCTAAAATGGAACGACAGGCCCTATCGAGGTCATTTCAGGCTGGCTCAGCAGGGTGGAGGCTTCAACGTGGTCAACGTGTTAGGCATCGAGGACTACCTGAAGGGCGTTCTCAAGATGGAAGTGAACCCTGCCTGGCAAATGGAATCCTTGAAAGCCCAGGCGATAATCGCTCGGACCTATGCCCTCCGGAATAAGAACCGGCATGGCAGCAGCGGTTTCGACCTCTGCGCTTTGAGTCATTGCCAGGTTTACAGGGGAGTGAACGCCGAAGACAGGGTTCTCTCAAAAGCGGTAGATCTGACGAAGGGCATCATCCTGAAGTACCAGGGGGCTTATGCCGCCACCTTTTACCACTCGGACAGCGGCGGCCACACGGCCGATGTTTCCTCCGTATGGGGTTCGAGCATACCCTACCTGAAAGGAAAACCGGAACCCTTGAAATACCTGTCGCCTTA
This is a stretch of genomic DNA from Thermovirga sp.. It encodes these proteins:
- a CDS encoding SpoIID/LytB domain-containing protein, giving the protein MEKERVIMPCTGSRVFIASLFTALLILLSSVPAGASPATLSVGLSMGDRKAIFSAPGGQVSLKSASGGKASFRSSVSVQAVSPGVIRAGSVTLKLPVSISGNTLLKWNDRPYRGHFRLAQQGGGFNVVNVLGIEDYLKGVLKMEVNPAWQMESLKAQAIIARTYALRNKNRHGSSGFDLCALSHCQVYRGVNAEDRVLSKAVDLTKGIILKYQGAYAATFYHSDSGGHTADVSSVWGSSIPYLKGKPEPLKYLSPYSNWQTTMSLLEIQKILASKGVNLGSLTGMAVSSRDSAGRAVNLTLTGTGGRITMKASQFRTMIGPDKIRSTFFSLGGKPPGTPSSKAPAGSSGSVDELSPPLTARDEQLLIAFTQEGVFNTEELMDMLVKPERRGFYLRKALEKQSGAGVPPQASPPPGAYFGGDRVTFSGRGWGHGVGLSQWGAKSLAEAGWDFKSILQHYFPGTKLSRMPQ